One window of Manihot esculenta cultivar AM560-2 chromosome 17, M.esculenta_v8, whole genome shotgun sequence genomic DNA carries:
- the LOC110605203 gene encoding pentatricopeptide repeat-containing protein At5g40400: MSISQRMMIPSNTTVNIIYSSLKNPLFNLLPENKNPNNIVNIIYSSLKKDNTQLACLQNNIKGLLSHLGTNEISRVLLRCQSDPISALTFFNWVKNDLGLKPSTQNYCHLVHILAWSKEFKQAMKFLTEFVRLVKYSSHSEDVFRSLVSCCEDCNWDPIIYDMLIKAHVKEGMIREGFMTFMKIVEVGYVPSVIACNCLLNGLLKMNCIQQCWQVYVEMGRIGIHPNSYTFNILTHIFCQDGDVNKVNDFLEKMEEEGFEPDIVTYNTLISCYCRKGRLNDAFYLYRIMYRRGVLPDLVSYTALMNGLCKEGKVREAHQLLHQMVHRGLNPDIVSFNTLICGYCKEGMMHESRSLLHEMIGSGICPNNVTCRVLVEGYSKEGRILLALNLVVELERFHVPISWDIYEYLIVSICEEDRPFAAKSIVERISMRGYLPGVEIYNKLIQSLCRSDGAADAILVKAKMVHRNLKPNFITYKALICCLCRINKSREAESLMQEMLQSGMLPDAEICRALVHVYCKERDVGKAESLLEFFAKKFQIFDAESYNILVKFFSEVVDATKLIELQDRMLKVGFAPNNLTFKHMICVLWKAKALQEEKTSC, translated from the coding sequence ATGAGCATATCACAGAGAATGATGATACCCAGCAATACCACTGTCAATATCATTTACTCATCCCTCAAAAATCCGCTTTTTAATCTCCTTCCTGAaaacaaaaaccccaacaacattgTCAATATCATTTACTCATCCCTCAAAAAGGACAATACCCAGCTAGCTTGTCTCCAAAATAACATAAAGGGTCTCCTTTCTCATCTGGGTACCAATGAAATCTCTAGGGTTTTGTTGAGATGCCAGTCTGATCCTATTTCAGCTCTCACTTTCTTTAACTGGGTCAAAAATGACTTAGGTCTTAAACCCAGTACCCAAAACTATTGTCACCTTGTTCACATCTTGGCCTGGTCTAAGGAATTCAAACAGGCAATGAAATTTTTAACTGAATTTGTTAGGTTGGTCAAATATTCTTCACATAGTGAAGATGTATTTAGAAGTTTGGTTTCATGTTGTGAAGATTGTAATTGGGATCCTATCATTTATGATATGCTTATTAAGGCTCATGTGAAAGAAGGCATGATTAGAGAGGGTTTTATGACCTTTATGAAGATTGTGGAGGTTGGTTATGTTCCTAGTGTGATCGCGTGCAATTGTCTTTTGAATGGATTGTTGAAAATGAATTGCATTCAGCAGTGTTGGCAAGTTTATGTAGAGATGGGGAGAATTGGTATACACCCAAATTCATatacttttaatatattaaCCCATATATTCTGCCAAGATGGTGATGTTAATAAGGTGAATGATTTCTTGGAGaaaatggaggaagaagggtTTGAGCCAGATATAGTGACATATAATACTCTGATCAGTTGCTATTGTAGAAAAGGAAGATTGAATGATGCATTCTATTTATATAGGATAATGTATAGAAGGGGTGTGTTGCCAGATTTGGTTTCATATACTGCATTGATGAATGGTCTTTGCAAAGAAGGGAAGGTAAGAGAAGCTCACCAGCTCCTCCATCAAATGGTTCACAGAGGGTTGAATCCAGATATTGTTTCATTTAATACTCTCATCTGTGGTTATTGCAAAGAAGGGATGATGCACGAGTCAAGGTCATTATTACACGAGATGATAGGAAGTGGGATTTGCCCAAATAATGTTACTTGTCGGGTTCTTGTAGAAGGATACTCAAAAGAGGGTAGGATACTTTTGGCTTTGAATTTGGTTGTGGAACTTGAGAGATTTCATGTTCCAATCTCCTGGGATATTTATGAATATCTAATAGTTTCTATCTGCGAGGAGGATAGGCCATTTGCAGCAAAGAGTATTGTGGAAAGAATCTCTATGCGTGGTTATTTGCCTGGTGTAGAAATCTACAACAAACTCATTCAGTCTCTTTGCAGAAGTGATGGTGCAGCTGATGCAATTCTTGTAAAAGCTAAGATGGTTCATAGGAATCTCAAACCCAACTTTATTACATATAAAGCTCTCATCTGCTGCTTATgcagaataaataaaagtaGGGAGGCCGAATCTTTGATGCAAGAAATGCTTCAATCTGGCATGCTACCAGATGCAGAAATATGCAGGGCATTGGTGCATGTGTATTGCAAGGAAAGAGATGTTGGTAAAGCAGAATCACTATTGGAATTCTTCGCcaagaaatttcaaatttttgatGCTGAGAGTTACAACATACTAGTCAAATTCTTTTCTGAGGTTGTTGATGCTACTAAATTGATTGAGCTGCAAGATAGAATGCTGAAAGTGGGATTTGCACCAAACAATCTAACTTTCAAGCACATGATCTGTGTTTTATGGAAAGCTAAGGCATTGCAGGAAGAAAAAACTTCGTGTTGA